The genome window TGCTGATAATATAAGCATAGAGACCAATGAAGATATAAGCATAACCGGATCTGACCTAAACGCCAAAGAGGATATTAGCATAATAAGTAAAAACGGCAACATCTATATCTCAAATAGCACAGATACCCTTGATACTACTTCAGCCTTAAAGCAAGCAGAAGCTGCGCTATCTTTAACCGTCCAAAACGAATATGCCCAAGTAGCGCCAGCCGCCATTGCTTTAGCAGAGGCTATAAAACAGTTAAAAAATGTCAAAAAAGAGTATGATGAGTATAAAAAGCAAAAATCAAATTTATCATCCAAACTAAGCGAACTCAAACAAAGGTATAAAAACAAAGAAGTAGGCGTTGATGCTTCTGATATAGAAGATCTAACTGATATACTAGATAATATAAAAGACGAAGAAAAATACTATATAACCAACATAGCTCTTGCTACTACAAACGTAGCCTCTAAAACAACAGCCCTAGTATCTCAAGCTGCAGCTGCCGCTTCAAGCTCAGTAACATACGGCTTTAGCGCAGGAGTAGCAGCCGACGTAAGCGGCACTCAAACAAATAGTAAGACCAAACAAACCGTCTCTACTCCATCAAATTTAACCGCTTCTAATATAAGGCTAACGACTAATAAAGACAAAGACGCTAGTACAAACATAACCGGATCAAACCTATTGGCTAGCAATAATATAGATATAAACACTAAAGATCTAAATATAAACTCTAGTAAAGATACATTTGAATTAGACGAGAAGAGTAAGGCTATTAGCGGAAGCGTTAAATTTACCATGTACGGAGGCGGTGGCGGAAGTGCCGGGCTTAACTACTTTACTAGCAGTAGCGATACTGAAAGTCTAAAAAACAACAATTCTCATCTTTACTCATCTAAAGATATGAATATAAATACAGCTAATGACACAACTATCAAGGGAGCAAATTTAAGAGCCGATGGAACGCTAAATTTAAAAGTAGGAAATAATCTAGTCTTAGAGAGCGTAAGAGATAAATATACCTCTAGCCAAAAAGGCTTTGGCATATCAGGCGGAATCGGTCTCAGCGGTAACACCAAAGCAGAGAGCAACGGCATAAAGACGACAGGGCTATTTGATAAAAACCATTTCGTAGATACTAGCAGCGTAAAGACGTCTAGTACCAATGCAAATTTCTCTAGATCAAGATCAAATACTATAACTAAACAAACCATCCTCTCATCCATAACGGCTAATAACCTAAACGTAGAGGTAAGAAATAATACTCATCTAAAAGGATCACTACTAGCAGCAGGAGAGTATGATAAAGACAATACCTTTATAGACAATCACAACCTAAATTTAAAAACAAATACCCTAAGCTATGATAACCTATCAAACATAAGCTATACCAAAGGAACAAACTTTAGTATAGGGGCTAACTATGCATTTAAAGATACTAAAACAGACAATCAAGCCAGGGCCGACAACAAAGATCTAAATTCTAAGATTACATCGGCCTCCTATTCAAACCAAAGAAATCTAAGCTATACCCTATCTAAAAACCTAGCGACTCTAGGCAGTGGCAACATAGAGATAGCAGATAAAGAAAACTCTGATGATATAGATAGGCTAAATAGAGATACTACCAAACTAACAAAAGATCTAGTAAATACTAGCGTAAGCTCAAATGTGGATGCTAGTATGGATTTAAGGGTGCTAACTAAGAGTGGGCAAAAGGAGATAGTAAAAGAGTATAAAGACTTAAATAAAAATATGAATATAATAGCCTCTACATTACCTGACAAAAATAGTGATAATGTTATCGCAAAAGTATTTGGCAATATATTTGAAGGATTTAATTATATAAGTCTTGGCATAATGCCATCAAAAGAAAATAGGGGCGGAATTTTAGCTAATATACCAGTTTTAACAGGTGTTTTCGATAATTCTAACAGACAATACTTGGTGGTTAATAAAGAAAGTGATAAATACTCTGAAAAAGATTTTGAAAAAATTCAAGATAGTAAATTTTTTAAATCTTTTAGTGATGCCGATAAAGAGAGATTTAAAGATCAACAAGACTTATACATATCAAAAAATCCATATGAAATTACCAAAAAAACAGCAACCTTTCAAAATTTTACAAATGGTATAATGAATAATGAAGCAGAAGCTATAAAAAATGGTCTTCAACAAACTGGATTCTGGAATACTAAGAATAGAAAAGTAGAGCTTACCGTTAATTATAATCCATCTTATGGTTTTTTGGGTGATTTGTTAGAATCTGCAGTAGATAAATTTGGTGGAACAACAGGAATGGCTAAGCAAACTGGCAATTTTTACAATGATGTAGTTGGCGCTAGAGGCGATAAAGGGAGTAACTTTGCAAACCATTCACAGGCTAACGGTTTAGCAAAAAGCGGTATAAAATGGAAGGTAAACAATGGTGGATTTAATGTCAATAATGGTAAACATACTATTGTATCCTTTGGCTCACCAATAAGTCGTGAAGAAATGTCAAAAACTATTGACCTTGCAAATAGCAAGACAGGAATCGAGCAATTTGTATATTCTGGCTCATATACTAAAAAGGGTGATTTTGTCGGAGAGGCGCTTGGTGGCAATAGTGAAGATAATAAAGATGCTAGTTTGACCGATAGGTTAAACATCTTAAACGCTATAAAATTATTTACAGATGATTCCCCACATAGTGAATATATATGCCAAGATTACATAAACAATAAAGGAGATGCTGTAGTAAAATGCGGATACCAATAATTTTATTCTTAATAGTTTTTATGGCAGGATGTAGTTTTGATAATACATATAAAAGTGATTTCTATGATCGTGACTATATAAGTATGGATGCAAACACTACGCTTTATAGCTCAAATAAAACATTTTCAGTAAAGACGCCGATAAATAGAGGTATTTTATTTGAGGGTTTAGACAAATATGATGATTTTACAGTGTTGCAGCGCCGTATCATCGGAGAGATAGTTGAGATATTTTATCTTGAAATAGATAATATAGATACATTCGATGGAGAAAAGTATCTTGATTTGGAAAATATAAATTCTTTTGAGCTAAATACTAATAATCCAAATATAAAATATAAAAATGAAACATTTGGACAGTATTATGATAGGGCTTTTGTCAATATCATAGATGGTATAAAATGCAGAAGCTTTCCTAAAGAACTAAACAAAAAATATAATCATCAAAACAAGGGTGATGGCATAATTCAGACACAAGAGTATGAGACATATTGCAGCTTTTATGGTGCCAATGGTGCGCCAAAGGTGCTTCGTATAAGATCTGAATATAGCTTTAACTTGTCGAGTGAGGCATTTAAAAAAAGCACCCTTTCGGAAAAAGAAATGTTAAATAAAATAACAAGACAATTTAGGCAAGATGCGGAAGAAATTTTTTCGAATATAAAAATCAATATGGATAGACAAAAGATGCGTCAGTATGGGTTATTATTTAATACAAAATCAAAGAAGATAAAATGGAAATAAAAAAATTAATCATGTTTGCTTTGTTGGCACTTGTTTTTACAGCTTGCGCTGAAAAAGAATATATATGCCAAGACCATGAAAAAGATGGTGCAGTATGTGGTTATAGACCATAAGTATCCATGAATACAATACTTAAGGTTGTTTAAACTTAGGAAAGGCTTAGCAAATCCGTATTTGCATAGAAAACTGTATGAAAAATCTACTACTGATGTAGCATTAACTGAAGCTCTATCGTCAAATCTTATTGCAGATAAAAATATAAATCTAAATGCAAACGAAGAGATAGGCATCACTGGATCAAATTTAAGTGCCAATAATCTAATAGATATAAACACTAAAGATCTAAATATAAACTCTAGTAAAGATACATTTGAATTAGACGAGAAGAGTAAGGCTATTAGCGGAAGCGTTAAATTTACCATGTACGGAGGCGGTGGCGGAAGTGCCGGGCTTAACTACTTTACTAGCAGTAGCGATACTGAAAGTCTAAAAAACAACAATTCTCATCTTTACTCATCTAAAGATATGAATATAAATACAGCTAATGACACAACTATCAAGGGAGCAAATTTAAGAGCCGATGGAACGCTAAATTTAAAAGTAGGAAATAATCTAGTCTTAGAGAGCGTAAGAGATAAATATACCTCTAGCCAAAAAGGCTTTGGCATATCAGGCGGAATCGGTCTCAGCGGTAACACCAAAGCAGAGAGCAACGGCATAAAGACGACAGGGCTATTTGATAAAAACCATTTCGTAGATACTAGCAGCGTAAAGACGTCTAGTACCAATGCAAATTTCTCTAGATCAAGATCAAATACTATAACTAAACAAACCATCCTCTCATCCATAACGGCTAATAACCTAAACGTAGAGGTAAGAAATAATACTCATCTAAAAGGATCACTACTAGCAGCAGGAGAGTATGATAAAGACAATACCTTTATAGACAATCACAACCTAAATTTAAAAACAAATACCCTAAGCTATGATAACCTATCAAACATAAGCTATACCAAAGGAACAAACTTTAGTATAGGGGCTAACTATGCATTTAAAGATACTAAAACAGACAATCAAGCCAGGGCCGACAACAAAGATCTAAATTCTAAGATTACATCGGCCTCCTATTCAAACCAAAGAAATCTAAGCTATACCCTATCTAAAAACCTAGCGACTCTAGGCAGTGGCAACATAGAGATAGCAGATAAAGAAAACTCTGATGATATAGATAGGCTAAATAGAGATACTACCAAACTAACAAAAGATCTAGTAAATACTAGCGTAAGCTCAAATGTGGATGCTAGTATGGATGCTAGGGCATTTAGTAAAGAGGGTAGTAAGGAGATAAAGGATGAGTATAATACGGCCACTGCTATAACTAAAGCACTAAATACCATTATAGAAACAGGTGAGTTTAATTTTAACAGTGAAGTAAAAGAAAATGTTGCACAGTATGAAGCTGGCAAACTATTAGGCAAGGAGCTTGCTCAAAAACTAATAGATGGTAGTGTTGCCATAGAAGAAAAAGAGGCCTTAGTAAATAAATTTATAGAGCTATTTGCAAGTAGAGCAGGTCTTGACCTAGACGGCATATCTTTAAGAATAATTGATGATAAATTTGCAAAAGGAAAGGACGATGAAAAATTTCTTGGGCATTTCAATAGTGGATCAATAATACTAAATTTAGCTCACATTAAAAATGTTGATCAGTTTGTGAGTACTCTAGGACATGAGTTAAAACATGCCATAGACTATAAAGCGGGTAAATTTATACCAGGGGATAGCAAGCAAGATAGATATGCAAAACTAAAAGAAGATAGCTTTAGCGACTATCTAAGTAAAGCTCTAAAATTACAAGATAGTGGCATCAATGCCAAAAATGCAGCAATAAACTATATTAAAAATCAAAGTAGCTTAAATACCTTACTCTTAAATTCTTATATGTTTAACGACTTAGATAAGAGTAAGGGGGATAATAGTCCATTATTATTAGCAGGAGTAGTGGTCGAAAAGACTATCGAAATAGCCCCACTTATTTTTGGCAGCTGGCTTGTTTATAATAATGCAAGCAAGGATAAAGATAGTAGTCATGAATTTTTCCCTAGTGATGAAATTTCGACCTTACCAGGAACTATTTTCCCAAAACAAGAGTCAAATAAAAACGACAATATCCTCACTATGCCGCAAGCAGAGTAATATGATAAAATAACAAATGGCGGTGTAAATACAGATAATCCTTTTAATGAACCTTATATCGGTGGAGTTCAAGGGAAAGAGCAGAATTTTAAAGATAATGTTATTTATGCGAGCAATAACAAAAATAGAATTTCTACAACAAGAGAAGAAGCTTTAAAGCAGGCTGAAGAAAAAGGCGTAAAAAAATTAGGTGTTACTCAAAGTGGTAGAAAAATTTATATCAATGAAACCACCGGTGATTTATTCAGTCTTGATGAATTGCATAATACGTGGGAGCACATTGATAATAAAGGAAGGCATTTGGGGGAAGTTAGTTCAGATTTTGAAAGGCTACTTGATAGTGCAGATAAAACTGGAAAGCACAATGTAGATAAAAAAGAGTTACAAAAACTTTTAAATCAAAAACTAAAATAGGATATATTTATGAGGTTAAATAAAAATATAACCGAAAGATTAAATTTGCTAAAAGAAGCAGTAGGTTTTTTACCAGATGAAAAAATTTTACCTACTTACTTAAAAATAGCAAATATATATACAAAAGAATGTAGATATGTATCAGCTATAAAATTTTATAAAAAAGGGCTACAAATTTCTAAAAGGTTATTTGGAATAAATAATGTAGAAGTAGCAAATTTTTATAACGACATAGGATATGCGTTCTTGCTAAAAAAGGATTTTGAAAATTCTATAAAAAATTTTCAAAAATCTCTCGCAACAAGAATTAAAGTCTTAGGAGAAATTCACCAAGATACCGCAATATCATATTATAATTTAGGTGTTGTCTTTTTAGAAAAAGAAGACTATATAAAGGCTTTTGAGTTTAACAGTAAAGCACTTGAAATTTATTTAAGGATATATGGGGATAGT of Campylobacter showae contains these proteins:
- a CDS encoding hemagglutinin repeat-containing protein, with the protein product MHRKLYEKSTTDVALTEALSSNLIADKNINLNANEEIGITGSNLSANNLIDINTKDLNINSSKDTFELDEKSKAISGSVKFTMYGGGGGSAGLNYFTSSSDTESLKNNNSHLYSSKDMNINTANDTTIKGANLRADGTLNLKVGNNLVLESVRDKYTSSQKGFGISGGIGLSGNTKAESNGIKTTGLFDKNHFVDTSSVKTSSTNANFSRSRSNTITKQTILSSITANNLNVEVRNNTHLKGSLLAAGEYDKDNTFIDNHNLNLKTNTLSYDNLSNISYTKGTNFSIGANYAFKDTKTDNQARADNKDLNSKITSASYSNQRNLSYTLSKNLATLGSGNIEIADKENSDDIDRLNRDTTKLTKDLVNTSVSSNVDASMDARAFSKEGSKEIKDEYNTATAITKALNTIIETGEFNFNSEVKENVAQYEAGKLLGKELAQKLIDGSVAIEEKEALVNKFIELFASRAGLDLDGISLRIIDDKFAKGKDDEKFLGHFNSGSIILNLAHIKNVDQFVSTLGHELKHAIDYKAGKFIPGDSKQDRYAKLKEDSFSDYLSKALKLQDSGINAKNAAINYIKNQSSLNTLLLNSYMFNDLDKSKGDNSPLLLAGVVVEKTIEIAPLIFGSWLVYNNASKDKDSSHEFFPSDEISTLPGTIFPKQESNKNDNILTMPQAE
- a CDS encoding tetratricopeptide repeat protein encodes the protein MRLNKNITERLNLLKEAVGFLPDEKILPTYLKIANIYTKECRYVSAIKFYKKGLQISKRLFGINNVEVANFYNDIGYAFLLKKDFENSIKNFQKSLATRIKVLGEIHQDTAISYYNLGVVFLEKEDYIKAFEFNSKALEIYLRIYGDSSTSVAKCYANIAAICEVADEYKLAIKNYKKAYKISKKLLGNKDPMTNFYFKKISDISKIVQI